A genomic stretch from Thalassophryne amazonica chromosome 18, fThaAma1.1, whole genome shotgun sequence includes:
- the prph2a gene encoding peripherin-2a, translating to MALMKVKFDMKTRVKLAQTVWFMYWFAVMAGVLVFSMGVFFNIELRKRSELMDNKESHFLPNLLILMGLITCGLNICGGKICYDSLDPSKWTKWKPFLKNFLMFCVVFNILLLVTALLCFLMRIPLQFTLAEGLKSGMKYYKDTDTPGRCYMKRTLDLMQIEFRCCGNENYKDWFEIQWISNRYLDFSAKEVKDRIGSNVDGQYLMDGVPFSCCNPSSPRPCIQYQMTNNSAHYSYDHYTEELNVWMRGCRDALLAYYGGMMFSIGALVVLVTVLEVAVTVGLQYVNTSLSTLANPDDPESESEGWILEKTVKETFTDIMATMKSIGKGNKVEEGGEATADATS from the exons ATGGCTTTGATGAAGGTCAAGTTTGACATGAAAACGCGAGTGAAGCTCGCTCAGACAGTTTGGTTTATGTACTGGTTTGCCGTAATGGCTGGTGTGCTGGTCTTTAGCATGGGGGTTTTCTTCAACATTGAGCTACGGAAGCGCTCAGAACTTATGGACAACAAGGAAAGCCACTTTTTGCCAAACCTGCTCATATTAATGGGTCTAATAACCTGTGGCCTCAACATCTGTGGGGGTAAAATCTGCTATGACTCACTGGACCCTTCAAAATGGACAAAGTGGAAGCCCTTCTTGAAGAACTTCTTGATGTTCTGTGTGGTTTTCAATATCCTGCTGCTTGTGACAGCCCTGCTGTGTTTCTTGATGAGAATCCCTCTACAGTTCACCCTGGCTGAGGGTCTGAAAAGTGGCATGAAGTACTACAAGGACACGGACACACCGGGCCGCTGCTACATGAAGCGCACCCTGGACTTGATGCAGATTGAGTTTCGTTGTTGCGGGAATGAAAACTACAAGGACTGGTTTGAGATACAGTGGATTAGCAACCGCTACCTTGACTTCAGTGCAAAGGAGGTCAAAGA TCGCATTGGCAGTAATGTGGATGGCCAGTATCTGATGGATGGGGTCCCGTTCAGCTGCTGTAACCCCAGCTCCCCCCGTCCCTGCATCCAGTACCAGATGACCAACAACTCTGCCCACTACAGCTACGACCACTACACTGAGGAGCTCAATGTGTGGATGCGTGGCTGCAGGGATGCCCTGCTAGCTTATTATGGTGGCATGATGTTCTCCATTGGCGCGCTGGTGGTGCTGGTCACAGTCCTGGAG GTTGCCGTCACTGTGGGCCTGCAGTACGTGAACACGTCCTTGTCCACCCTGGCCAATCCGGACGACccagagagtgagagtgagggctGGATCCTGGAGAAGACTGTGAAGGAGACGTTCACTGACATCATGGCCACAATGAAGAGCATAGGCAAAGGCAACAAGGTGGAGGAGGGAGGCGAAGCAACAGCGGACGCAACAAGCTGA
- the tbcc gene encoding tubulin-specific chaperone C — protein MAAVTEGENENGHSRERGAVGLKQRIHRRHQALTEAAERRREARDGRSVPEEQSDYFSNAFNHERAQIEELLRRCYGAERTSAFEILDQAKLRTEQLQKFLKDSSGFLKNYELQQAQDAFRKLQSSLEETREEVLPKKKFAFKARSKTSEPTPQQTPGSDEAAADDVGGTQVDGAVTVEQCGFSNMENAFLTKTAEEIQKQDVLLTHLTNCRVRLKGCPSTLHLKDIDGCEILCGPVSSSVFVDRCQNSMLALACQQLRTHNTTDTQVYLHVTSRAIIENCRGVGFAPFSWSYPTLEEDFRLSSLDRGRNNWNTVDDFNWLAVGTPSPNWSVIPEEDRKISWDL, from the coding sequence ATGGCGGCAGTGACAGAAGGTGAGAATGAAAACGGACACAGCCGTGAACGCGGTGCCGTGGGACTCAAACAGCGGATTCACAGACGGCACCAAGCGCTGACGGAAGCTGCGGAGCGGAGGAGGGAGGCCAGAGATGGCCGGTCTGTGCCCGAGGAGCAGAGTGACTACTTCTCCAACGCTTTCAACCATGAGCGCGCACAAATCGAGGAGCTCCTGAGGAGGTGCTACGGAGCGGAGCGGACATCCGCCTTCGAGATCCTGGACCAGGCCAAACTCAGAACGGAGCAGCTACAAAAGTTTCTCAAAGACAGCTCCGGGTTCCTGAAGAATTACGAGCTGCAGCAGGCGCAGGATGCTTTCAGGAAGCTTCAGAGCTCTCTGGAGGAGACCAGGGAGGAGGTGCTGCCAAAGAAGAAGTTCGCCTTCAAGGCTCGGAGCAAAACCTCCGAACCCACCCCACAGCAAACTCCTGGTAGTGATGAGGCTGCTGCTGATGATGTTGGTGGCACCCAGGTGGATGGAGCTGTAACTGTGGAGCAGTGCGGTTTTTCCAATATGGAGAATGCCTTTCTAACCAAGACCGCCGAGGAGATCCAGAAACAAGACGTGCTGCTGACCCATCTGACCAACTGCAGGGTCCGCCTGAAAGGTTGTCCCAGCACGCTCCACCTGAAGGACATCGACGGCTGCGAGATCCTGTGTGGGCCCGTGTCCAGTTCCGTGTTTGTGGACCGGTGTCAGAACAGTATGCTGGCCTTGGCCTGTCAACAGCTGCGCACCCACAACACCACTGACACACAGGTGTACCTGCACGTCACCAGCCGAGCCATCATAGAGAACTGCCGCGGTGTCGGCTTCGCCCCATTCTCTTGGTCCTACCCAACCCTGGAAGAGGACTTTAGATTGTCCAGCCTGGATCGGGGCCGAAACAACTGGAACACAGTGGATGACTTCAACTGGCTGGCTGTAGGAACGCCTTCCCCCAACTGGTCTGTCATTCCGGAAGAAGACAGGAAAATCAGCTGGGACCTGTAG